The Corynebacterium sphenisci DSM 44792 genome includes the window CCGGGGTGCGGGTGCCCACCGCGGCGCTGGGCCCCGTCGCCGCGGCGCTGCGCGCCGCCGGCGCCGACCCCGCCCCGCGGCTCGGCGCGGTGGCCGGGTTCCCGCTGGGCCGCTCCGATCTGCTGGTCACCGCCGCGGAGGCCCGGCTGGCCGCCGACCGCGGCGCCGGTGACGTGGCCTTCGTGGCGGATCCGGCGGCCACCGCCGCCGGGGACGCGAACGCGGTGCTCGCCCAGACCGTGGCGCTGCGGGAGGCCGTCGCCGCCCCGGTGCAGCTCACCGTGGTACTGGAGACCGGGCTGCTCACCGGCGGGGCGGCGGCCGGGGAGGCCCTGGCCGCGGTGGCGGCCGCGGCGGTCGCCGGCGGGGCGGACGCCCTGGCCACGGCCACCGGCTGGCATCCGGCGGGGGTGGGCGGGCCGGCCCAGCTGCGCATCCTCGCCCGGGCGGTGGCCGAGGCCGGGGCCGGCGGCCGGGTGGGCCTCATCGCGGTGCGCGAGGGCGGCCGCGGGCCGGTCGCCGGGGCGCCGGCGGCGGCGGAGCTGCTCGCCGCCGGGGCGCATGTGGTGCAGGAGGGGCCGGGCTACCTGGTGGCGTAGTCGATTCCGCGCAGCTCGGACAGGCGCACCCCCGAGCCGGCCAGATCCACCTCGAGGCCGCCGGGGACCACCCGGATCCCGGTGACGGTGAGCCCGCCGCCGATCTGGGCCACCGGCCCGGACACGGCCGCGTCGGCCAGGGCCGCGATCACCGCGTCGGCGTCGATCCCGGCCAGGGCGCCCCCGGAGACCTCGGCCTCCACCGCCCCGCCGCGGGCGACCGGGGTGACGTCGGCGGAGGCCAGCCCGCCGCCGAATTCGCAGACCAGCACCCCGCGGGCGGGGTCCGGGGTGACCTTCGTCATCCGGGTGAGATCGGCGGCCATCCGCTCCAGCAGGGAATCCCCGGCCGGCCGGGTGGCCAGGTTCGCCTCGGCGAGGATCAGATCCGCGGGCACGCTCGCGGTGATCTCCACCCCGCCGGCCACCGGATCGGCCGCGTCGGAGACGTCGAGGTCGGTGAGCAGCACCCGGGCCGCCGGGGTGCCGCGCACCACCGGCGCGCCCCGTTCGCCGAGGGGGTCCTCGATGAGCAGGGTGCGCGGGGCGCGGATCTCGGCGCGGCCGATGCTGCGGGAGAGCAGCCCGGGCAGCAGCGGGGCGGCGCCGAAGGAGGTCTCCGGGTCCTCCGGGGCGGTCACCGACTCCTCGGCCATCGCCTGCCGGAAGCCCTCGTCGATCTGGTGGGACACCCAGGCGCGGGCGCCGATTTCGGCGGCCGCGGCGATGAGCGCCACCACCACGAGCAGTCCGATCAGGATTCCGGCGGCGCGGCCGGGGCGGGTCTTGTTCTTCGCATGCACCCCGCCCAGTCTACGGAGCCGCCCCGGCCATGCCGCGGCGCCCGCCGCGCCGGCCATGGGGGCCGGGCGGCGGGCGCCGGGGGAGGGGCGGGGCGCCGGGTCTAGTTGCGGCCGGCGTACTCGTCGAGCAGCTTCGCCTCGCGCTCGAAGATGGCCTTGACCGCCTCGGCGACCTTCGGCTCGAGCATGGCGCCCATCATGGGCACGTTGACCACCACGTCCACCCCGGTGGCCAGGGCGGCGCCCTCGCCGGAGGCGGTGAGGTCCTGGGTGCCGGTGAAGGACACCGGGAAGCCCTTCACCTCGGCGTTGACCGTGGCGGAGGCGGCGTCGCCGCTCAGCGGGCCCCAGGTGATCCGGCGGTTGACGGTGAGATCGGACTTGACCATGGACTTCACCGCGTCCGGCAGCGCGTCGGTGGGCATCTTCTGGTTGAGTTCCACCTCGACGTTGTCGCCGGAGGCGTCGAAGGAGACGACCTCCCCGGCGGGGTCGGAGAGGTTCTCCGCGAGGTAGGTCCAGTACTCGTTGGAGGCCAGGGCCTGGTGGACCTTCGCCGGGGAATTGTCGAGGGTGACGTCGATGTCTGCGTGGTTAGCCATGCCGCGATACTAACGTGGGGGACGTGCCCGAGACAGCCCTTCACCGGATTTCCGCCATATCGGAAACGAAAATTATCCGCGATCTGCCGTTCTCGCAGCTCACGACCCTGCGCCTCGGGGGTGCCCCCGCGGCGACGGTGCGCTGCGGCAGCCTGGACGCGGTGGTCGCGGTGGTGCGCGAACTCGATTCCCGGCGGGTGCCGGCGCTCATCGTCGGCGGCGGCTCCAACCTGGTGGTCGCCGACGACCCCGGCGATCTCGTCGCCGTGGTGATCGACGCCGACCGGGTGGAGGTCCGCGCCGAGGGCGACGGGTTCCTGGTGGAGGCCGAGGCCGGGGCGGAGTGGGACCGGGTGGTCGCGCAGGCGGTGGCCGCCGGCGCCGGGGGCGTGGAATGCCTCTCCGGGATCCCCGGATCCGCCGGGGCCACCCCGGTGCAGAACGTCGGCGCCTACGGGGTGGAGATCTCCTCCGTGCTCGCCGAGGCGCTGCTGCTGGACCGGGCCACCGGGGAGGTCGCCTGGACCCCGCCGGCGGCCCTGGAGCTGGGCTACCGCAGCTCCAACCTCAAGCACACCGCCCGGGCGGTGGTGCTCGCGGTGCGGCTGCGGCTCACCGGCGACGGGCTGTCCGCCCCGCTGCGCTATGGGGAGCTGGCCCGGCGGCTGGGCGTGGCCGCCGACGAGGCCGCCGCCGGCCGGGCCCGCCGCCCGGTGGCCGAGGTGCGCCGGGAGGTGCTGGCGCTGCGCCGGGGCAAGGGCATGGTGCTCGACCCGGCGGATCACGACACCTGGTCGGCGGGCTCCTTCTTCACCAACCCGGTGATCGACGCCGCGGCGCTCGGTGAGGTGCGCGCCGCGGTGGCGGCGCGCTGCGGGGCGGAGGCGGCCGCGGCGATGCCCGCGCACCCGGCGAGGGCGGGGCGGGTGAAGCTGTCCGCGGCCTGGCTCATCGAGCGCGCCGGCTTCGGCCGCGGCTACCCCGGCGAGGGCGCCCCGGTGCGGCTGTCCACCAAGCACACCCTGGCGCTGACCAACCGGGGCGCCGCGCGCACCGCGGACCTGGTGGCCCTGGCCCGGGAGGTGCGCGACGGGGTGGCCGCCGCCTTCGGGGTGCGGCTGCACCCGGAGCCGGTGTGGGTGGGCGTGGCCATCGACGGGGACTGACCGCCGCGACCGCGCACGCCACGCGCCCCCGCGCCCGGGGCGGGCGCGGGGGCGCGGGGGTCAGCGGCGCAGATCGTCGGCGGTCTTGCCCTCCGCGGCGAGGCGCTCGACCAGCACATCGCGCACATCCCGGCGGCGCACCTTGCCCATCTGGTCCCGGGGCAGCTCATCGAGGTGGAAGTACGCCTTCGGCACCTTGTACCGGGTGAGGTTGTCCCGGCAGTGGTTGCGGTACTCGGAGGTGTCCAGCCGGGCGTAGTCCCCGATCGTGATCGCGGCGACCACCAGCTCGGAGCCGTCCGCCAGGGGCAGGCCCACCACCGCGGCGTCCACGATGCCCGGATGGTCGGTGAGCACCTCCTCCACCTCGGCGGGGTAGACGTTGAACCCGCCGGTGATGATCACCTCCTTGATCCGGGCGACCAGCCGGATGAACCCGTCCGGCTCCATCACCCCGACGTCCCCGGTGCGGTAGAACCCGTCCGGGGTGAAGGAGGCGGCGGTCTCCTCCGGCAGGTTGAGGTAGCCGGCGAAGACCTGCGGCCCGGTGACCACGATCTCGCCCTCCTCGCCATGCGGCAGCTCCCGGGCGGGATCCTCCGGGTCCACGATCTTGACGTCGGTGTCCGGGAAGGGCACGCCCACGTAGCCGGGCCGGCGGTTGCCGTCCATGGTGTTGCCCACGATGATCGGGGAGGTCTCGGTGAGGCCGTAGCCCTCCACCAGCTTGCCGCCGGTGAGCCGCTCCCACTTGTCCACGGTGCGCACCGGCAGCGTGGAGGCCCCGCAGAAGGCGAAGCGGATGCCCTCCAGGCTGTCCCCGCGGCTCTCCGCCTCCTCGATGATCTTCTCGTAGAGGGTGGGCACCCCGGGCACCCAGGTGGGCCGGTTGCGCTTCATCACCTTCATGATCAGGTCCATCTTCGCCGCCGGCACCAGCACCAGCTCCGCGCCGACGTAGACGCTCACGTTGGTGACGATGGTCAGCCCGTAGGCGTGGAACATGGGCAGCACCGCCAGCGCGATCTCGCGCTGCTCGCCCAGGCCCGGCACCCAGGCCTTGCCCTGCATCACGTTGGCGACCAGGTTGCCGTGGGTGAGCTGGGCGCCCTTGGGGGCGCCGGTGGTGCCGGAGGTGTACATGATGACCGCCACGTCATCGGCGGCCACCGGCCGGTCCGGTTCCGGCATCGGCGGGGTCTTCGCCGGATCGGCGTCCCCGGCGAAGACGCCCGGCCGGGTGCGCGGGTCGGGGCTGCCCAGCTCGGCGCGGGTGGCCTTGAGCTTGCCGAAGGGCAGCCGCAGCGCGGTGCGCAGCGCCCAGGGCATGTCGTCGATCATGTTGATCGGCAGGATGGTCTCCAGGGGGGTGGTCCTGGCCACCTCGTCGAGCACCGGGGCGGTCTTGTCCCAGCAGATCGCGATTTTCGCGCCATGGTCGGCGAAGGGCCCGCGCAGCTCCCGGGCGGTGTAGAGCGGGTTGTGCTCCACCACGGTGGCGCCCAGGTTGAGCACCGCGAGATAGGCCACCACATGCTGCGGGCAGTTCGGCATCACCAGCGCCACCCGGTCGCCCTGGCCCACGCCCAGGGAGCGCAGCACGCCCGCGGCATGCCGGACCTGGGCGTCGACCTCGGCGAAGGTGCGGCTGCGGCCGAAGAAGGTGAGCATCGGCCGGTCCGGCCAGGTGCGCACCGCGTCCCGGTACAGGTCCACCAGGGTGGTGTCGCCGTAGTCGAGGTGGGGCGGGGTCCATTCCGGGTAGTGCCGCAGCCAGATGCGGTCGGCGTCGGACATCTCGGACATCGGTTCGTCTCCTGGTGCCTTCGGGTACGGGGTCGCGGAATCGTGGGCCATCCTACGCGCGCGTAGGTTGTCGGGCCGGGGGATGCGGGGCAGGCTGGGGGAATGGCCCCCACCACCCCACCCACGGCGCCGCGCGTCGCCGTGCTGTCCATGCACACCTCGCCCCTGGAGCAGCCCGGCACCGGCGACGCCGGGGGCATGAACGTCTACATCCTGCACACCTGCCTGGAGCTGGCCCGCGCCGGCGCGCGGGTGGACGTCTACACCCGGGCCACCCGGCCCAGCCAGGGCGAGGTGGTGGAGTACGCGCCGAATATGCGGATCATCAACGTCGTCGCCGGGCCCTACGAGGGCCTGGCGAAGGCGGAGCTGCCCACCCAGCTGGCCGCCTTCGCCGGCGGGGTGCTCGCCTTCGCCCGCCGGGAGGGGCTGGCCTACGACGTGATCCACTCCCACTACTGGCTCTCCGGGCAGGTCGGCTGGTTGCTCCGGGACCTGTGGCGGGTGCCGCTGGTGCACACCGCGCACACCCTGGGCGCGGTGAAGAACCAGGCCCTGGCCGAGGGCGACCGGGCGGAGCCGGAGTCGCGCCGGATCTGCGAGCAGCAGATCGCCGACAACGCCGACTCCATGGTGGTCAACACCGAGGAGGAGCGCGCCGCCCTGGTCGACCACTACGACGCCGACGCGACCCGGATCGAGGTGATCCCGCCGGGGGTGGACGTGGAGATGTACTCGCCGGGCTCGGATCGGGCCACCGAACGCGCCCGCCGGGAGCTGGGCATCCCGCTGCACGCGGACATCGTGCTCTTCGTCGGCCGGCTGCAGCGGCTCAAGGGCCCCCAGGTGCTGCTGCGCGCCACCGCCGAGCTGCTGCGCCGGGACCCCTGCCGGCCGCTGGGCACGCTCATCTGCGGCGGGCCCTCGGGCACCGGCCTGGACCGGCCCGACGAGTTCCTGGACCTCGCCGCGGAGCTGGGCCTGGGCGCGCACGCGAGGTTCCTGCCGCCCCGGCCGCCCGGGGAGCTGGTCTCGCTGTACCGGGCCGCGGACGTGGTGGCGGTGCCCAGCCACAACGAATCCTTCGGCCTGGTCGCCATGGAGGCCCAGGCCGCAGGCACCCCGGTGGTCGCCGCGAAGGTCGGGGGCCTGGCGGTGGCGGTGGCCGACGGGGTCACCGGGCTGCTGGTCGAGGGCCATGATCCGGCCCGCTGGGCGGACGCCATCGGCGGCCTGCTCGACGATGACGCCCGCCGCCTGGAGATGGCCGCCGCGGCGCCGGCGCACGCCGCCGGGTTCTCCTGGCGGGCCACCGCCGAGGCCCTGCTGGGGGTCTACAATCGGGCCATCGCCGACCGCGCCGCCTGCGGCGGCGACTGCCCCCGACACGGCGGCGGCCGGATCTGACGCGGTCCCGGCGCGCCGCGGGAGAGGAGCCCCGATGAGCCCCGACCGGCCCGAGGACGCCCTGGCGGAGCTGTCCGCCCAGCTGACCCGGATGGGGGTGGAGCACACCCTCGCCGACCCGGCGGCGGTGGTCACCCTGCCGGGCACCCGGAAGCTGAAGACCGTGGTGGGCCTGGTGCCCGGCCGGGATTCGCTGCGGGTGGAGGCCTTCGTCTGCCGGCGCCCCGAGGAGAACGCCGAGGAGGTGCACCGGCTGCTGCTGCGCCGCAACGGCCGGATGTTCGGCGTCGGCTACGCCGTGGACGCCCGCGGGGACATCTACCTGGTCGGGCAGCTGCCCGCGAGGCTCGCCGACGAGGACCTGGACCGGCTGCTGGGCCAGGTGCTGGAGGCCGCGGACGGGGACTTCAACCTGATCCTGGAGCGCGGCTTCGCCTCCTCGATCCGCCGGGAGTGGGCCTGGCGGGTGGATCGGGGCGAGTCCCTGGCCAACCTCGCCGCCTTCCGGCACCTCATCGACGACGACGCCGCCGGGGATGCCGGGGATGCGGGGCCGGGCGGCGGCGCAGGTCGGGCGCATGGCGGCGGGGCGCCGCTGCCCGAGTAGCGGCGCGCGGGGACGATTTCGGGCACAATAGGCGGTATGAGCACCGGAAACCTGATTCTCCTCCGTCATGGCCAAAGCGCGTGGAACGCGTCCAACCAGTTCACCGGCTGGGTGGACGTGCCGCTGACCGACAAGGGCCGGGCGGAGGCCGTCCGCGCCGGTGAGCTGCTGGTGGAGGCCGGGCTGAAGCCCGAGGTGCTGTACACCTCGCTGCTGCGCCGCGCCATCAACACCGCGCACCTGGCCCTCGACGTCGCCGACCGGCTGTGGATCCCGGTGGTGCGGGACTGGCGCCTCAACGAGCGCCACTACGGCGCCCTGCAGGGCCTGAACAAGGCCGAGACCAAGGAGAAGTACGGCGAGGACCAGTTCATGAGCTGGCGCCGCTCCTACGACACCCCGCCGCCGGAGCTCGCCGACGACTCCGAGTACTCCCAGCACGATGACCCGCGCTACGCGGCCCTGGACGAGGTGCCGCGCACCGAGTGCCTGCTCGACGTGGTCAAGCGGTTCATCCCCTACTACGAGGCGGAGATCCTGCCGCGGCTGAAGCGCGGGGAGACCGTGCTCGTCGCCGCGCACGGCAACTCGCTGCGCGCCCTGGTCAAGCACCTCGACGGGATCTCCGACGAGGACATCGCCGGGCTGAACATCCCCACCGGCATCCCGCTGGTCTACAAGATCGACGACTCCGGGGCGGTGACCAACCCGGGCGGCGACTACCTCGACCCGGAGGCCGCCGCCGCCGGCGCCGCCGCGGTGGCCGCCCAGGGCGGCAAGTAGCCCGCGGCCGCCCCCGCGCGCCCGCGCCCCGGCCCCGCCGCACCCGGCGGGGCCGGGGCGCGGGCGTTATGGTTTACCCGTGATCGAGCTCCTCGCCGCCGCCGCCGCGGGCGCGGCCGCCGCCGCCGGCGGGATCGGCGGCGCCGCCGCGCTGCGCCGCCGCCGCGCCGCCCGGGTCGCCGCCGCCCGGGTGCCGGAGCGGGCGGAGCGGGTGAGCACCATCGGCCAGGTGCTGCACCTGTGCGTGCGCGGGGCGCCCACCGGGATCGTGGTGCTCGACATCAGCGAGGACGTGATCCTGTCCAACCCGGCGGCCCATGCGCTGGGCCTGGTGCATGAGCGCACCCCGCACCGGCGGGTGCGCGACACCGCGCTGCGGGTGCTCGACACCGGGGAGCCGCAGACGGTGAACCTGGTCATCCCGCCGCGGCGGGCCGGGGCGGCGGACACCTGCGTGCGCTGCGCGGTGGCCCCGCTCACCGTCGCCGACGACCGCTTCGTGGTGCTCTACGGCACCGACGAATCGGAGCTGGTGCGCATGGAGTCCGCCCGCCGGGACTTCGTCGCCAACGTCTCCCATGAGCTGAAGACCCCGGTCGGCGCGCTGGGCCTGCTGGTGGAGGCCCTGGTGCAGGCCAAGGGCGACCCGGAGGCGGTGGCGCGCTTCGGGGCCAGCCTGACCCGGGAGGCGGACCGGCTCTCCACGATGATCACCGAGCTCATCGCGCTGTCCAAGCTGCAGGGCGCCGAGGCCCCGCCGGATCTGGAGGAGCTGCCGGTGCGCCGGATCATCGAGGAGGCGGTGCACCGGGCCCGGGTCCCCGCCGAGGACGCCGGGATCCCGCTGACCTGGGACTGCGCCGCGGATCTGCGGGTGCGCGGGGACCGGGCGCTGCTGGTCACCGCGGTGGCGAACCTGATCTCCAATGCGGTGAACTACTCCCCGGAGGCCACCCCGGTCACGGTCAGCTGCGCCCGCCCGGATCCGGAGACGGTCGCGATCCGGGTCACCGACCGGGGGATCGGGATCTCCCTGGCCGATCAGGAGCGGATCTTCGAGCGCTTCTTCCGGGTGGACAAGGCCCGCTCCCGGGCCACCGGCGGCACCGGTCTGGGCCTGGCGATCGTCAAGCACGTCGCCGCCAACCACGGCGGGGCCGTTAAGGTGTGGAGCAGACCGGGCACCGGATCCACCTTCACCATCGAGCTTCCCGCGCCCCGGGAGGAAGGACACCCGCAGTGACCGACGTCCTCATCGTCGAAGACGAAGCCGCCCTCGCCGAGCCGCTGGCCTTCCTCCTGGAGAAGGAGGGCTTCACCGTGCGGATCGCCGCCGACGGGCCGACCGCGCTCGCCGAGGTCGACGCCCGCGCCCCGGACATCGTGCTGCTGGACCTGATGCTGCCCGGGATGGGCGGCACCGAGGTGTGCACCACGCTGCGCCAGCGCAGCTCGGTGCCGGTGATCATGGTCACCGCCCGGGACAGCGAGATCGACAAGGTGGTGGGCCTGGAGATCGGCGCCGACGACTACGTCACCAAGCCGTACAGCTCCCGGGAGCTGATCGCCCGGATCCGGGCGGTGCTGCGCCGCGGCGCCGCCGAGGCCGACGCCGGCGAGGGGGCCGCCGACGTGCTCGACGGGGGCCGGGTGGTGATGGACGTGGAGGCCCATGTGGTCACCGTGGACGGGGTGGATACCCCGATGCCGCTGAAGGAGTTCGACCTGCTGGAGTACCTGCTGCGCAACGCCGGCCGGGTGCTCACCCGCGGCCAGCTCATCGACCGGGTGTGGGGCCCCGACTACCACGGCGACACCAAGACCCTGGACGTGCACGTCAAGCGGCTGCGCGCCAAAATCGAGCCGACCCCCTCGGAGCCGGTGCACCTGGTCACCGTGCGCGGCCTGGGCTACAAGTTCGAGCCCTGAGCCCGCGGGGCGCCGGCGGGCTACACCGCGCCGGGGTCCAGGCCCTCCACCGCCGCCCGGGTCGCCGGGTGCACCGCCAGCAGCGGGTAGCCCGAGGGCCCGAAGGCGCGCCCCGCGGCGGCGGCCTCCCGGGCCCGCAGATGCGCGGCGAGCACCTCGAAGCAGTCGTCGCCGATGAGCTCGCGCAGCTCCCGCTCGGAGCTGCGCCACAGCGGCACGCCCCCGCCGTGGGTGGCCGGGGCGCCGGTGCACCACCAGTCGAATTCGGCGCCGCCGCCCCAGGCCCGCCGGTCGTACTCGGTGATCACGGTGCGCAGGATCTCCACCCCGTCCGGGCGGGTCTCCCAGTCCTGCAGCCGGCGCAGCGGCACCTGCCAGCACACGTCCGGCTTGGCCGCCACATGGTCCACGCCATGGGCCTCCGCCCACTGGTGCAGGGCGCAGCCGCGGCCGCCCGGCCAGTCCGCTCGGTTGGCGAAGACGCAGGCCCCGCCGACGGTGGCGGTGCGCAGCGCCGGCTCCATCTCCCCCTCCTCGTTCTCCAGCTCATCCCATTCCAGCCAGGGCTCCAGGGGCTCCGCCGGTCCCGCGGCGACCTCGGCGAACCAGTCGGCGACCGCCCCGGGCCGGTGCTGCCACCAGCCGCCGGGGTCGCCCGGCGCCGCCGGCGGCCGGGGGTCGTCCTCCATCGCGGCGACCACCCGGACCACCCGGTCGCGGTCCTCGGCGTCGCAGAGGAAGGCGCCGTGGATGCAGCAGCCGGCGTCGGCCCGGCCCGGGTCGATGCCCGGGCAGGCGTCGGTGCCGAAGGCGCACCGGTAGTGGGAGAGCAGCCAGGTCACGTCGCAGGAGATCAGGTGCTCCGGATCCGCCGGATCGGCGAACTCGAACCATTCCCGGGGGTGGTCCTCGGCGATTTCCGCGGCGGAGGGGCGGCCGCCGCGGCCGGGAGCGGGCTGGGGTGGATTCACACCGTGCCACCGTAGACCGTCTAAGTTGGTCACCGTGCGCTTAGGTGTCTTGGACGTTGGCAGCAATACCGTGCATCTCGTCATGGTCGATGCTCGACGCGGTGGCCACCCCACCCCGATGAGCGACAGCAAGTCGACGATGAAGCTGGTCGAGTACCTGGACCGGGAGGGCAACCTCTCCCGGAAGGGCATCGACAAGCTCACCGGCTACGTGGGCGAGGCCCGGCAGCTGGTCGACCGGATGAAATGCGAGGAGATGATCTCCTTCGCCACCTCGGCGGTGCGCGACGCCGCCAACGGGGAGGCGGTGCTCGACCACGTGGAGCGGGAGACCGGGATCCGGCTGGAGATCCTCTCCGGGGAGGACGAGGCGCGGCTGACCTTCCTCGCGGTGCGCCGCTGGTACGGCTGGTCCGCCGGCCGGATCATCAACCTGGACATCGGCGGCGGCTCCCTGGAGCTGACCTCCGGGGAGGACGAGGACCCGGAGGCGGCGTATTCGCTGCTGCTCGGCGCCGGCCGGCTCACCCACGAGTGGTTCGACACCGATCCGCCGGACCGGAAGAAGATCGCGCTGCTGCGCGACTACATCGACGCCGAGCTGGTCGCCCCGGCGAAGCACCTGCGCGCGCTCGGCGAGGCGGATCTCGCCGTGGCCACCTCCAAGACCTTCCGCACCCTGGCGCGGCTCACCGGCGCCGCGCCGAGCTCCGCGGGCCCCCGGGTGCGGCGCACCCTCACCGCCCCCGGCCTGCGGCAGCTCATCGCCTTCATCTCCCGGATGACCGCCGCGGACCGGGCCGAACTGGAGGGCGTGAGCGCGAACCGCTCGCACCAGATCGTCGCCGGTGCCCTTGTCGCCGAGGCGAGTATGCGATCATTGGGCCTGGAACAAGTGGAGATCTGCCCCTGGGCACTGCGGGAGGGGATCATCCTCCGCCGCCTGGACGGCGATCTCGACGGGAAGGGATGAGATGAGCGAAGAGAAGCTCACCGTCGCCGAGCTGCTGGCCCGCGCCGGCCGCGAGGCCGAGCCGACCGACGGCCGGCGCCGGCGCCGCCGGCGCAGCCTGGAGGAGGGCGGCATCTCGGTGGCCGACCTCACCGGCAAGCACCGCCGGGTCGAGGCCGAGGGCCCGCGCCGGGCCGCGCACGCCGCCCCCGAACCGGAGGCCGAGCAGCCCGCGCCCGCGGCACCGGCCCCGGAGCCCGCCGAGCCCGCACCCGCGCCCGCACCCGCGCCCGAGCCGGCCGCCCCCGCGGAACCGGCCGAACCCGAACCCGCACCCGAGCCCGCGCCGGTCGCCGAGGCCGCCCCCGCGGAACCGCCCGCCGCGGCCGCGCCCGCGGCCCCGGCCGCCCCCGCGGCGGGGGAGCGGACCCCCGACATCGGCGTGCCCGAGGCGATCCCGGTTGCCCCGGAGCCGGTGCTCGCCGCCCCCGGCGGCGAGGAGATCACCTTCACCTTCACCGCGCTGCATGACGCGGACACCGCCTCCACCCCGGTGGCCGAGCCGGGCCCGCTGGCCCGCGAGGCCCTCGGCGAGCCCCCCGCCCCGACCCCGACCCCGGCCGCGGCGGACGCGGCCCCGGGCGAGCCCGCGGTGCCCTCCTTCGCCGCGCACCGGCCGGCGGCGCCGGCCGCCCCCGAGGCCCCGGAGGCCCCGGAGGAGCCGGAGCCGGCCACCCCCGCCGATGCGCGCACCGACGTGCAGCCGGTGATCCGCGATGACGCCGACTACCCCCCGGCCCGCCCGGAGGCCCCCGAGGCCCCCGAGGCCGAGGAGGTCCCGGAGGCCCGGGCCTTCGCCGGCGGCTCCGCGCCGCTCGGCCGCGCCGCGGCCGAGGCCCCGGTGCGCGAGGAGCGCCCCGACCCGGACGCCGGGGTCGCCGCCGCGCGCACCCCGGGCGTCGAGGCGGACGGGGAGGCGACCACGTCCGCCGCCCCGGTGAAGGCGACGAAGGCGACGAAGGCCGATCGCGCCGAGCCGGTGGAGCTGGAGGACAACTCGCTGAGCATCGCCCTGCTCATCGTGCAGGTCATCGTGGGCCTCATCGCCGGGGCCTTCCTCTTCCTGGTGTTCAGCTTCCTGTGGACCGCGATGCCGCCGATCGCGGTGGCGCTCATCGCCGCCGCGGTGGTGATCGGGATGGTCGCCCTGGCCAATGCGCTGCGCCGGCGCCGGGACCGGTTCACCCCGGTGCTCGCCGGGATCGTCGGCCTGGCCCTGACCTTCGGGCCCTACGTGCTCACCCTGCTCTGAGCCGGCGGCCCCGCCGCCGCGAAAAGCGCCCCCGCCCTCGCGTGCGGGGGCGCTCTTTGGCACTATGGCGCCCTATGACACGGATAGCGGTAATCGGCGGCGGCAAAATCGGCACCGCCCTCATCGGCGGCCTCATCGACGGCGGGCACGCCCCGGACCGGGTGAGCGTCGCGGACCCGGCGCAGGAGGCCATCGCCCGGCTGCGCGGGGACTTCGGCGTGGTCGCCGCCGAGGACGCCCCCCATGCGGTGGAGAACGCCGACGTGGTCTTCCTCTGCGTCAAACCGCACCAGGTGGTCGGGGTGCTGGAGGAGATCGCGGACACCCTCGACGACTCCGACGGCAACCCGGTGGTGGTGTCCATGGCCGCCGGGATCACCCTGGCCACCCTGGAGCCGGCGGTGGGCGCCGGCACCCCGGTGGTGCGGGTGATGCCGAACACCCCGATGCTGGTCGGCCGGGGCGTCGCCGCGATCGCGCCGG containing:
- the proC gene encoding pyrroline-5-carboxylate reductase, which encodes MTRIAVIGGGKIGTALIGGLIDGGHAPDRVSVADPAQEAIARLRGDFGVVAAEDAPHAVENADVVFLCVKPHQVVGVLEEIADTLDDSDGNPVVVSMAAGITLATLEPAVGAGTPVVRVMPNTPMLVGRGVAAIAPGRYATAEVLDLVAGLLEQVGVVERVTEAQLDAVTAISGSGPAYFFQFVEAMCDGGVSLGLTREQSLRLAAETMAGAAEMLSRPGADPVRLRADVSSPGGTTVHATRALDEAGLRGAVYAAMQACHDRSAQLGRAD
- a CDS encoding Ppx/GppA phosphatase family protein, whose translation is MRLGVLDVGSNTVHLVMVDARRGGHPTPMSDSKSTMKLVEYLDREGNLSRKGIDKLTGYVGEARQLVDRMKCEEMISFATSAVRDAANGEAVLDHVERETGIRLEILSGEDEARLTFLAVRRWYGWSAGRIINLDIGGGSLELTSGEDEDPEAAYSLLLGAGRLTHEWFDTDPPDRKKIALLRDYIDAELVAPAKHLRALGEADLAVATSKTFRTLARLTGAAPSSAGPRVRRTLTAPGLRQLIAFISRMTAADRAELEGVSANRSHQIVAGALVAEASMRSLGLEQVEICPWALREGIILRRLDGDLDGKG
- a CDS encoding sensor histidine kinase, which gives rise to MIELLAAAAAGAAAAAGGIGGAAALRRRRAARVAAARVPERAERVSTIGQVLHLCVRGAPTGIVVLDISEDVILSNPAAHALGLVHERTPHRRVRDTALRVLDTGEPQTVNLVIPPRRAGAADTCVRCAVAPLTVADDRFVVLYGTDESELVRMESARRDFVANVSHELKTPVGALGLLVEALVQAKGDPEAVARFGASLTREADRLSTMITELIALSKLQGAEAPPDLEELPVRRIIEEAVHRARVPAEDAGIPLTWDCAADLRVRGDRALLVTAVANLISNAVNYSPEATPVTVSCARPDPETVAIRVTDRGIGISLADQERIFERFFRVDKARSRATGGTGLGLAIVKHVAANHGGAVKVWSRPGTGSTFTIELPAPREEGHPQ
- a CDS encoding response regulator transcription factor; translated protein: MTDVLIVEDEAALAEPLAFLLEKEGFTVRIAADGPTALAEVDARAPDIVLLDLMLPGMGGTEVCTTLRQRSSVPVIMVTARDSEIDKVVGLEIGADDYVTKPYSSRELIARIRAVLRRGAAEADAGEGAADVLDGGRVVMDVEAHVVTVDGVDTPMPLKEFDLLEYLLRNAGRVLTRGQLIDRVWGPDYHGDTKTLDVHVKRLRAKIEPTPSEPVHLVTVRGLGYKFEP